From a single Kitasatospora sp. NBC_00458 genomic region:
- a CDS encoding outer membrane protein assembly factor BamB family protein yields MDGTAVRRTVYAGVGGALIGVAGVAHTLGWSLVADVGGGCGGRRYGPCPEGMSLTIVLAFLCTFAGPAVLALGLRGSGGKVRGVVAAVLCATLALPVGWQGFRSVLGPSAVRPVWSAPVDRPADSRARAVWQDGETVVRARGDRLDAYRAQDGTVAWSLPAPTRQSLCAASPDSVDGVAVVGHGRSGGPCERLSAVDLRTGRELWHREGVQPRVLAPAGPLLVVLDGERLSAFALRDGAPAWSASPTEGCRIRSLRAVAARVMVVEYCPAPGGDARLGRTWARAYDASGRDLWRTDLGAETEPARAELLLTDLPVVRLAESDDRGVDAVIALGADGALRATVPIGAADLDLTGLARGEARRFTLVPVGRFTVVGDLLVVAAKRPGDSAARDVVAHSLTDGSRRWTRRLPGKVAAIAGTPDGPLVVVDHGLETVYRLDPATGGEAERTAGRSTDFAAGFWLGRTDTRYVVVHEDGTRLFAPAIGIPRR; encoded by the coding sequence ATGGACGGCACGGCGGTGCGAAGAACCGTGTACGCGGGGGTCGGCGGGGCACTGATCGGCGTGGCCGGCGTGGCGCACACCCTCGGGTGGAGCCTGGTCGCGGACGTCGGGGGCGGGTGCGGGGGGCGCAGGTACGGCCCGTGCCCGGAGGGGATGTCGCTGACCATCGTGCTCGCGTTCCTCTGCACGTTCGCAGGACCGGCGGTGCTCGCACTCGGGTTGAGGGGGTCCGGGGGGAAGGTGCGCGGCGTCGTCGCGGCCGTCCTCTGCGCCACCCTCGCGCTGCCCGTCGGCTGGCAGGGGTTCCGGAGTGTGCTGGGCCCGTCGGCCGTGCGACCGGTCTGGTCGGCGCCGGTCGACCGCCCGGCCGACAGCAGGGCGCGGGCGGTCTGGCAGGACGGCGAGACCGTCGTCCGGGCCCGCGGCGACCGGCTCGACGCCTACCGTGCGCAGGACGGGACGGTCGCCTGGAGTCTGCCCGCGCCGACCAGGCAGTCGCTGTGCGCCGCCTCTCCGGACTCGGTGGACGGCGTGGCCGTGGTGGGCCACGGGCGCTCCGGAGGCCCGTGCGAGCGGCTCTCGGCGGTCGATCTGAGGACGGGGCGGGAGCTGTGGCACAGGGAGGGGGTGCAGCCGCGGGTGCTCGCCCCGGCCGGTCCGCTGCTGGTGGTCCTCGACGGGGAGCGGCTCAGCGCCTTCGCCCTGCGGGACGGCGCCCCGGCCTGGTCGGCCTCGCCGACCGAGGGGTGCCGGATCCGTTCGCTGCGGGCCGTCGCCGCGCGGGTCATGGTCGTCGAGTACTGCCCGGCCCCCGGCGGTGACGCGAGGCTCGGGCGCACCTGGGCACGGGCCTACGACGCGTCCGGCCGGGACCTGTGGCGCACCGACCTCGGGGCGGAGACCGAACCGGCCCGGGCCGAACTGCTGCTGACCGACCTCCCGGTCGTCCGCCTCGCGGAGTCGGACGACCGGGGCGTCGACGCGGTGATCGCCCTCGGTGCGGACGGCGCGCTCCGGGCCACCGTTCCGATCGGCGCGGCCGACCTCGACCTGACCGGTCTCGCGCGGGGCGAGGCCAGGCGGTTCACCCTCGTGCCGGTGGGCCGGTTCACGGTGGTCGGCGATCTGCTGGTCGTCGCCGCCAAGCGGCCGGGCGACTCCGCCGCCCGCGACGTGGTGGCCCACTCGCTGACCGACGGCTCCCGCCGGTGGACCCGTCGGCTTCCCGGCAAGGTGGCCGCCATCGCCGGAACGCCGGACGGCCCGCTGGTGGTGGTCGACCACGGCCTGGAGACCGTCTACCGCCTGGACCCCGCGACCGGGGGCGAGGCCGAGCGGACCGCGGGCCGCAGCACCGACTTCGCCGCCGGCTTCTGGCTCGGTCGCACCGACACCCGCTACGTGGTCGTCCACGAGGACGGCACCCGCCTGTTCGCTCCCGCGATCGGCATTCCCCGCCGCTGA
- a CDS encoding response regulator — protein sequence MALERYGFTVSTAADGLEGLEVFHAVRPDLLLLDVMLPLLDGVGLCRRIREESQLPILMMSARTDPVDVVSGLEAGADDYVVKPFESAVLVARIRTVLRRIRIVPAAEAPVAEAPVPEAPAAPTAPAGPGAAPALAPAPAPAAPVPAAAPSPRAVVRSFDGMEVDTDSMEVRVNGRLVPLTPTELRLLLEFTAAPGIVLERSSLLERVWDYEWGADTRVVDVHVQRLRAKIGGGRIETVRGFGYKFRRPE from the coding sequence ATGGCCCTGGAGCGCTACGGCTTCACCGTCTCCACGGCCGCGGACGGGCTGGAGGGGCTGGAGGTGTTCCACGCCGTCCGCCCCGACCTGCTGCTGCTGGACGTGATGCTGCCGCTGCTCGACGGCGTCGGCCTCTGCCGGCGGATCCGCGAGGAGAGCCAGCTGCCGATCCTGATGATGTCGGCGCGCACCGATCCGGTGGACGTGGTGTCCGGCCTGGAGGCGGGGGCGGACGACTACGTGGTCAAGCCGTTCGAGAGCGCCGTGCTGGTGGCGCGGATCCGTACCGTGCTGCGCCGGATCCGGATCGTCCCGGCCGCGGAGGCCCCGGTCGCGGAGGCCCCCGTGCCGGAGGCCCCGGCGGCGCCGACCGCCCCGGCCGGGCCCGGCGCCGCCCCCGCCCTCGCGCCCGCACCCGCACCCGCCGCCCCCGTGCCCGCCGCCGCGCCGTCGCCGAGGGCGGTCGTCCGCAGCTTCGACGGCATGGAGGTGGACACCGACTCCATGGAGGTCCGGGTGAACGGCCGGCTCGTCCCGCTGACCCCGACCGAACTGCGGCTGCTGCTGGAGTTCACCGCCGCGCCCGGCATCGTGCTGGAGCGGTCGAGCCTGCTGGAGCGGGTGTGGGACTACGAGTGGGGCGCCGACACCCGCGTGGTCGACGTCCACGTGCAGCGGCTGCGCGCCAAGATCGGCGGCGGGCGGATCGAGACGGTCCGCGGCTTCGGCTACAAGTTCCGGCGTCCCGAATGA
- a CDS encoding sensor histidine kinase, giving the protein MTLRRQIATAVAAISVLVAVAVGLLVHQAMVRQHVDQARRSALTALDSALASYKRGEPVGGGTALDDPAMPDRLRALAASGRHGSLLATGLRGGEAMWAAGGVHDGVLSVRVDFAQDRRAIADLDRIILIAVVASVFTTVLVGVLVADRISRRLRTAATAARGIAAGRTDTRIGELVDGRDEVADLAAAVDLMSRALHRRLEDEQRFTADVAHELRTPLTGLITAAELLPPGRPTQMVQNRVQALRSLVEDLLEVSRLDADAETPDLSAVPLERAVRRTVTLTGLDVTVDLTGTAAAASVRTDLRRLDRILGNLLVNADRHGGGSVLLHVDGSRITVRDHGPGFPDELLRDGPQRFRTSVRERGKGHGLGLTIARGHARVIGAELTFANHPDGGAVATLLLPPSATPDPEGYGDGGGEGPADDGAARGAAEPTAS; this is encoded by the coding sequence ATGACGCTGCGCCGGCAGATCGCGACCGCCGTCGCCGCCATCTCCGTCCTGGTCGCGGTGGCGGTCGGGCTGCTGGTCCACCAGGCGATGGTCCGCCAGCACGTCGACCAGGCCCGCCGTTCGGCGCTCACCGCGCTCGACTCGGCACTCGCGTCCTACAAGCGCGGCGAGCCGGTCGGGGGCGGCACCGCACTGGACGACCCCGCGATGCCGGACCGGCTGCGCGCCCTCGCGGCGTCCGGCCGGCACGGCTCGCTGCTGGCGACCGGCCTGCGGGGCGGCGAGGCGATGTGGGCGGCGGGCGGCGTCCACGACGGCGTGCTCTCCGTCCGGGTCGACTTCGCGCAGGACCGGCGGGCGATCGCCGACCTGGACCGGATCATCCTGATCGCCGTCGTCGCCTCGGTCTTCACGACGGTGCTGGTCGGGGTGCTGGTCGCGGACCGGATCAGCCGGCGGCTGCGGACGGCGGCGACGGCCGCCCGGGGCATCGCCGCCGGGCGCACCGACACCCGGATCGGCGAACTGGTCGACGGCCGGGACGAGGTCGCGGACCTGGCGGCGGCCGTCGACCTGATGTCACGGGCCCTGCACCGCCGGCTGGAGGACGAGCAGCGGTTCACCGCGGACGTCGCCCACGAGCTGCGGACCCCGCTGACCGGGCTGATCACCGCCGCCGAGCTGCTGCCGCCCGGCCGCCCGACCCAGATGGTGCAGAACCGGGTGCAGGCGCTGCGCTCGCTGGTCGAGGACCTGCTGGAGGTGTCCCGGCTGGACGCCGACGCCGAGACGCCGGACCTGTCGGCCGTGCCGCTGGAACGGGCCGTGCGCCGCACCGTCACGCTCACCGGCCTGGACGTGACGGTCGACCTGACGGGCACGGCGGCGGCCGCGTCGGTGCGCACCGACCTGCGCCGCCTGGACCGCATCCTGGGCAACCTGCTGGTCAACGCCGACCGCCACGGCGGCGGCTCCGTCCTGCTGCACGTCGACGGCTCGCGGATCACCGTCCGGGACCACGGGCCGGGCTTCCCGGACGAACTGCTCAGGGACGGGCCCCAGCGCTTCCGCACCAGCGTGCGCGAGCGGGGGAAGGGGCACGGCCTCGGCCTCACCATCGCGCGGGGCCACGCCCGAGTGATCGGCGCGGAGCTGACCTTCGCCAACCATCCCGACGGCGGCGCGGTGGCCACCCTGCTGCTGCCGCCCTCGGCGACCCCCGACCCGGAGGGGTACGGGGACGGGGGCGGCGAGGGGCCCGCCGACGACGGGGCCGCGCGTGGAGCGGCGGAGCCGACGGCGAGCTGA
- a CDS encoding acyl-CoA-like ligand-binding transcription factor, with product MSSTPAVSLAQRKRQLVVDELTEAAFQLLTTQGFDAVTVDEIAATAGVSKRTFFRYFASKEDVVVQFLADLGTGIREGLAARPADERPSTALREAVRAPLAACGDHGDRPLRVVQLILRTPPLNARFLAHQAQWRDELTEELAGRVGLDARTDLYPRLAAGMALTAFSAVLERWSESDGTADPTALTEKAFAVLAPALDPA from the coding sequence GGTCAGCCTGGCCCAGCGCAAACGGCAACTCGTCGTGGACGAGCTCACCGAGGCCGCGTTCCAGCTGCTGACGACCCAGGGGTTCGACGCCGTCACCGTGGACGAGATCGCCGCCACCGCAGGCGTGTCCAAGCGGACGTTCTTCCGGTACTTCGCGTCCAAGGAGGACGTGGTGGTGCAGTTCCTGGCCGACCTCGGCACCGGGATCCGCGAGGGACTGGCGGCCCGCCCCGCCGACGAGCGGCCGTCGACCGCGCTGCGCGAGGCGGTCCGCGCCCCGCTCGCCGCCTGCGGCGACCACGGGGACCGCCCGCTCCGGGTCGTGCAGCTGATCCTGCGCACCCCGCCGCTGAACGCCCGCTTCCTCGCGCACCAGGCGCAGTGGCGCGACGAGCTGACGGAGGAACTGGCCGGCCGGGTGGGGCTCGACGCCCGCACCGACCTCTACCCGCGCCTCGCCGCCGGCATGGCGCTCACCGCCTTCAGCGCCGTACTGGAGCGCTGGAGCGAGAGCGACGGCACGGCGGACCCGACCGCGCTGACCGAGAAGGCCTTCGCCGTCCTCGCCCCGGCACTCGACCCCGCCTGA